In the Helianthus annuus cultivar XRQ/B chromosome 11, HanXRQr2.0-SUNRISE, whole genome shotgun sequence genome, one interval contains:
- the LOC110890494 gene encoding dormancy-associated protein homolog 3 isoform X2, which translates to MSLLDQLWDDTLAGPRPDKGLGKLRKQSTFSFRSSDSGKESAPVTNSPAAEDPAMRVTRSIMIVKPERTNGETPPASPAGSTPPVSPFPDRRHLGFVGNLRQTLTGRQAGLEAGALVLLTTCEM; encoded by the exons ATGAGCTTGCTTGATCAGCTCTGGGACGATACTCTCGCCGGACCTCGGCCGGATAAAGGCCTCGGAAAGCTGCGTAAACAGTCTACTTTTAGTTTCCGGTCATCGGACTCCGGCAAGG AATCGGCACCGGTGACGAATTCACCGGCAGCAGAGGATCCTGCTATGAGAGTAACACGGAGTATAATGATTGTGAAACCTGAACGAACCAACGGCGAAACGCCACCGGCATCGCCGGCCGGATCTACACCTCCGGTGTCTCCTTTCCCCG ATCGGAGGCATTTAGGTTTCGTAGGAAATCTACGTCAGACGCTTACGGGAAGGCAAGCGGGATTGGAAGCCGGAGCCCTCGTGCTACTTACGACGTGTGAAATGTGA
- the LOC110890494 gene encoding dormancy-associated protein homolog 3 isoform X1 codes for MSLLDQLWDDTLAGPRPDKGLGKLRKQSTFSFRSSDSGKESAPVTNSPAAEDPAMRVTRSIMIVKPERTNGETPPASPAGSTPPVSPFPGGRSEAFRFRRKSTSDAYGKASGIGSRSPRATYDV; via the exons ATGAGCTTGCTTGATCAGCTCTGGGACGATACTCTCGCCGGACCTCGGCCGGATAAAGGCCTCGGAAAGCTGCGTAAACAGTCTACTTTTAGTTTCCGGTCATCGGACTCCGGCAAGG AATCGGCACCGGTGACGAATTCACCGGCAGCAGAGGATCCTGCTATGAGAGTAACACGGAGTATAATGATTGTGAAACCTGAACGAACCAACGGCGAAACGCCACCGGCATCGCCGGCCGGATCTACACCTCCGGTGTCTCCTTTCCCCG GAGGCAGATCGGAGGCATTTAGGTTTCGTAGGAAATCTACGTCAGACGCTTACGGGAAGGCAAGCGGGATTGGAAGCCGGAGCCCTCGTGCTACTTACGACGTGTGA